CTGCGGAGCCTGCGGAGGACGAGCCGACCGGCGAGTCCGAGTCTGGTGAGCGAGAGCAGCCCGATCCGACGCAGACCAGAGAGTACTGGCAGGGCCGTCTGAGCAGGCTCGACGGGAGGATCCGCGAGCTCGAGTCCCAGCTGGAGAGCCCCCGCTACACCGCCAACCCGCGTGGTGCTTCCGAGAGACAGGCGGTGGAGCGTGAGCTCGAGCAGGCGCGTGCCGATCGCGGCGCTCTCATGGACGAGGCCCGAAGGGCCGGCGTTCCCCCGGGCTGGCTGCGCTGAGGGTGCTCCCACCGTCCTCGACGGGGCGCTACTTCGAGCGGATGGCGTTTTCTATCGGCTCGAGCGACTTGAGGTAGGCAGCGATGGCTTTCAAATCCGACTCCTCGAGGTGCTGATAGCCGTGCTCGACGACCTCCTCCATCAATCCCTGAGCGCCATCACCGTCCGGTTTGAAGCTCGTTTGGAGAAACCACACGATGTCGGGAATGCTCCAGCTCCCGATGCCCGTCGCCTCGTCGGGGGTGATGTTGGGGGCGATCTGACCTTCGGGGCCCTCGACCGATCCGGCGAGGTACATTTCTTCGTTCGTCGCTCCCATGAAAGTCCTGGGAGTGTGGCACTCGCCGCAGTGCGCGACCGCCTCGGCGAGATAGGCGCCGCGGTTCCACTCGCTCGTACGCTCGGGTCTCGGCTCGAATGGCTTCGGCTCGAAATGGAGCGTGCGCCATACTCGTATGCTGTTCCGACTGTTGTAGGGAAATCGGAGCTCCGGCGGTTGGTTCTCCTTGACGACCGGCTCGAGTGAGAACAGATAGGCCTTGAGGTCGAGGAGATCGACGTCCGTCATCCGGGTGAACGACGTGTAGGGGAAAACGGGGTAGTAGGGCTCTCCTTTTGGGCTCTCACCTTCTCTCATCGCTTTCATGAAGTCCGGGTCAGACCAGCCGCCGATTCCCGTCTCGTCATCGGGCGTGATGTTCGTGCTGTAGATCGTGCCGAAAGGGGTGGCAATCGGCCGACCTCCCGCGAGGGAGAAGATTGCACCTTGCGGATCGTGGTGGCATGTGCATCCGCCAGCCGCGCGAAACACGTACTCGCCGCGCTCGATTGCGGTGTCCTGGGGGGGAAGCGTCGGAAACAACAGGATGACGAGGGGCGGAAGGAGGAGCCCTGCGCCGAGAACCTTGGATGTATTCATCGTGGCGATCGGAGTTGCACTTCTTACTCCATTCGTGCCTCGATTGCCATTCTAGTTCTCAAACGCCGTGGCGGGACCCGTGTTCGATCGGCCGCCACGGCTCGGCTGTGGCAAAATGATGATTCATGAACGTCGGGCGTGCACGAGCGGGCGAGCTGGACGAGGTGTTGGAGCTCCTCGATGAGTCCGACCTTCCCCGTGCCGGGGTGGAAGATCACTTCGGTGGTTTCCTGGTTGCCCGTAACGGCGAAGGTCGTCTCGTCGGTTGTATCGGGATTGAGAAATATGAGGATGTGGGCCTCTTGCGTTCGCTGGCCGTCCGGGCGGGCGAGCGGCGCGCCGGAGTCGGACGCTGCCTCGTCGAGCGTCTCCTCGAAGAGGCGAGAGCGAACGAAATCCATTCGATGTTTCTGCTCACCACGACCGCCGAGTGGTATTTCCCGCGGTTCGGATTCCAGCGGATTGGTCGCGACGAGGTCGATCCTCGCCTCGGGGCGTCTCAGGAGCTTCGCGGGGCATGCCCCGAGAGCGCGGTCTTGATGCGCCTGCGGCTCGTTCCCTAAGGGGGCTAGCGCCGAATCGCCCGAACGATCATCTCCGCCCCGTACACGCGGCGGATCTCGTCCACCCGAAAGCCGGTCTCCTCGAGATCTCGCCGCAAACCCCGCTCGTTCACCGACCTTTGTCCCGCCTCGAGGCCCGCGAGACGGCGGAGCAGGCGGAACCGCAGACTCGAGCTGTCGGGGGTTCCGAGAACCAGGGTGCCGTGCGGTCTCAGGATGCGTCGAAGCTCCTCGAGGTACGTACTCCCGACGCCTACATGGGAGCATACGAGCTGCGGAAAGCTTCCGTCTCGAAACGGGAGCCTCGCGACATCGCCGGCAACGATCGCGTTGGCGCGGCCGCGGAGAAACCGCAGCTTCGGGGCGGAGGTGTCGAGGCCCACTCCCTTCGAAAGCGCCTGGATCAAACGAGAGGATCCGCAGCCGACGTCGAGCACCGGCACATCGACCTCGAGGTAGCTCACGATCGTCTCCTGCCGGCGCGTGAGCCATCGCCTCCTGAGGGGAACGCGACTCTCGAATGCGCGGTCGTCCGAGTCGGCGGCGTGGGACGACTTGCGCAATCGCCGTAATCGCGCGAGCGCCGCCAGATGGGAAAGGATCCGACCTTCGGTGTTGGGGAGCCCCTCTAACGGAATCTCTTTGATCTTGAACCCCTCGTTGTAGAGGCGAACGAGGAGCTCGACCGGGGCCGAGGGCCGATCCTCGGGAAGCGCGACCCGCCGCAGCGCGGAACACCGATAGAGCCGCACCCCGCCGGTTATGTCGTCGAACGGAAGATGGAGCGCGCGGCGAAGCAATCGGTTGAATGCCCGGCTCAGGGATCGCCCACCGCGGTGATGCCGCGAGGCGATGAGCACTTCGGCATCGTGTCGTCTTGGCCAGAGCGATTCCAGTATTTTCGAATCGAGTCCGCCGCTTCCAAGGCTCAGCGCGAAATCGGATCGTGCCCCCCGCAGGGAGGGGGCGACGACGTGGCGAATACCCTCTCTACCCAGGTAGTCGATGGCCTCTTGCGTCGGGCCGGAAGCTTCGGAGACGAGAGTGAGATCCATAGACCTTGCCCGTTCTCACGGTTAGGACGAACTCCGCAGGCAAAAAGTTCTTGGCGGTGGTTACACCTCGAGTCCTTCTGCGGCCGCGAGGGCGGCGCCCACGACCCCGGCGCGGTTTCGAAGCGCCGCGGGCACGATGGGGCAAGGTGCCGACAGGTGAGCGGCATAGGCGTCGAATTTCTTGCTGACCCCGCCGCCAAAAATGATGAGATCGGGCCAGAAGTAAGCATGCATTCGCTGGAGATAGAGGTTCACGCGACGAGCCCACTTCTTGAACGACAGTCCTTGGTCCACCCGAACGCGCTCGGATGCCCAGGTTTCCGCGTCCCTCCCGCGGATCTCGATGTGTCCGAGCTCACAGTTCGGCACGAGCACGCCGTCGTGGAAGAGTGCCGTACCGATGCCCGTACCGAAAGTCAACATGAGCACGACGCCCCGCGTCTGAGCTCGGCCAGCACCGACGCGCATCTCCGCGAGACCGGCGAGGTCGGCATCGTTGGCCACGACGACTCTGGAGCCCGTCGTCTCGGCCAGGAGCTCGTTCGCCCGGACACCGATCCATTTCTTGGAGACGTTCGCTGCCGTGAAGACGACGCCTCGGCGAACGACTCCAGGAAAGCCGCACCCCGCGCGATCTCCCTTCCAATCCAGCTGCCGAACCGCCTGGGCAACGGCCTCCACCACTCGCCCCGGGGTGGACGGGGTGGGAGTCTTGAGACGCACGCGCTCGCCGATGAGCTCTCCGGTGTCGGATTCGACTTTGGCGACTTTGATCCCGGTTCCGCCGATGTCGATTCCGAGCGCCTGCATCCGTTGGGATTAAACCACAGTTCCTATCACCAGGATCGAGATGCTGCGGCGCCGCGGCCCGTCGAGCTCCACCAGGAACAATCGCTGCCACGGACCGAGCTGGACCTCGCCGTCGACCACGTTGAGCGTTTCCGATGCCCCGAGGAGGATCGCCCGGGCGTGGGCATCGCCATTGGGCCTCTCGTCCGAGCGAAGCTGGAAGCGTCGCGCCTCGAGGTCGTTGTGGTAGTAAGAGACACCTCGCGGGGCCCAGGCCTCGAGGCGCTCCTCGAAATCCCGCAATAGTCGGTGCTCGTTCTCATTGAGCACGATGGCGGTCGTGGTGTGCTTGGTCTGGACGTTGACCATACCGTTGACCACTTCCGATGCGCGGACCCGCTCCCTCACGAGCCCGGTGAGATCGATGAACTGAATGCGTTTTTCCGTGTCGAGCTCGACGCTGTCGTGAATGTTGAGAACGTTGACAAGAGACATTCCAAGGCCCTCCTCCCAGCGGGGAGACTAACCGGACGGAGCCATTCGAGAAATGAGGGGCGGGTGAGGGAAAACTCAGAGTGCCATCATCGGCCGCGGCTCTCTTTTAGTGCTCAATGCCGTGGCGGGATCCGTAATCGATCGTGCCGGGTCGGGCTGCTGACGGCGCGGC
The genomic region above belongs to Vicinamibacteria bacterium and contains:
- a CDS encoding methyltransferase domain-containing protein; translation: MDLTLVSEASGPTQEAIDYLGREGIRHVVAPSLRGARSDFALSLGSGGLDSKILESLWPRRHDAEVLIASRHHRGGRSLSRAFNRLLRRALHLPFDDITGGVRLYRCSALRRVALPEDRPSAPVELLVRLYNEGFKIKEIPLEGLPNTEGRILSHLAALARLRRLRKSSHAADSDDRAFESRVPLRRRWLTRRQETIVSYLEVDVPVLDVGCGSSRLIQALSKGVGLDTSAPKLRFLRGRANAIVAGDVARLPFRDGSFPQLVCSHVGVGSTYLEELRRILRPHGTLVLGTPDSSSLRFRLLRRLAGLEAGQRSVNERGLRRDLEETGFRVDEIRRVYGAEMIVRAIRR
- a CDS encoding secondary thiamine-phosphate synthase enzyme YjbQ, yielding MSLVNVLNIHDSVELDTEKRIQFIDLTGLVRERVRASEVVNGMVNVQTKHTTTAIVLNENEHRLLRDFEERLEAWAPRGVSYYHNDLEARRFQLRSDERPNGDAHARAILLGASETLNVVDGEVQLGPWQRLFLVELDGPRRRSISILVIGTVV
- a CDS encoding cytochrome c, whose amino-acid sequence is MNTSKVLGAGLLLPPLVILLFPTLPPQDTAIERGEYVFRAAGGCTCHHDPQGAIFSLAGGRPIATPFGTIYSTNITPDDETGIGGWSDPDFMKAMREGESPKGEPYYPVFPYTSFTRMTDVDLLDLKAYLFSLEPVVKENQPPELRFPYNSRNSIRVWRTLHFEPKPFEPRPERTSEWNRGAYLAEAVAHCGECHTPRTFMGATNEEMYLAGSVEGPEGQIAPNITPDEATGIGSWSIPDIVWFLQTSFKPDGDGAQGLMEEVVEHGYQHLEESDLKAIAAYLKSLEPIENAIRSK
- a CDS encoding ROK family protein is translated as MQALGIDIGGTGIKVAKVESDTGELIGERVRLKTPTPSTPGRVVEAVAQAVRQLDWKGDRAGCGFPGVVRRGVVFTAANVSKKWIGVRANELLAETTGSRVVVANDADLAGLAEMRVGAGRAQTRGVVLMLTFGTGIGTALFHDGVLVPNCELGHIEIRGRDAETWASERVRVDQGLSFKKWARRVNLYLQRMHAYFWPDLIIFGGGVSKKFDAYAAHLSAPCPIVPAALRNRAGVVGAALAAAEGLEV
- the arsN2 gene encoding arsenic resistance N-acetyltransferase ArsN2 is translated as MNVGRARAGELDEVLELLDESDLPRAGVEDHFGGFLVARNGEGRLVGCIGIEKYEDVGLLRSLAVRAGERRAGVGRCLVERLLEEARANEIHSMFLLTTTAEWYFPRFGFQRIGRDEVDPRLGASQELRGACPESAVLMRLRLVP